From Bradyrhizobium symbiodeficiens, the proteins below share one genomic window:
- a CDS encoding NUDIX hydrolase: MTDIAQAAEKAKIHEGKEADHHPYFRPRDAATLILVDRSSTTPKVLVGKRHDKVVFMPGKFVFPGGRVDKTDYRVPCAAPVTAELEANLAKGSPKTPASRAKSLAIAAIREACEETGLCLGRKAEIKAKLEGPWQPFADAGLLPDPSSLFLIARAITPPGRVKRFDTRFFTADASAITHRVDGVIHADAELVELVWVELGSKPLADLHPMTRNVLNELHSRLATGPLRHDAPVPFFHFYGGKMQKDILG; the protein is encoded by the coding sequence ATGACGGATATTGCGCAGGCCGCTGAGAAGGCAAAGATCCACGAGGGCAAGGAAGCCGACCACCATCCCTATTTTCGCCCGAGGGATGCGGCGACGCTGATCCTGGTCGACCGCAGCAGCACTACACCAAAAGTCCTGGTCGGCAAGCGCCACGACAAGGTGGTGTTCATGCCCGGCAAATTCGTCTTCCCGGGCGGGCGCGTCGACAAGACCGACTATCGCGTGCCCTGTGCCGCGCCCGTCACGGCCGAGCTGGAAGCCAACCTCGCCAAGGGCAGCCCGAAGACGCCGGCTTCGCGCGCGAAGTCGCTCGCCATCGCTGCAATCCGCGAGGCCTGCGAGGAGACCGGTCTCTGCCTCGGCCGCAAGGCGGAGATCAAGGCGAAGCTCGAAGGTCCCTGGCAGCCGTTCGCCGATGCGGGCCTTCTGCCCGATCCCTCGAGCCTGTTCCTGATCGCGCGCGCGATCACCCCGCCCGGCCGGGTCAAACGGTTCGACACGCGCTTCTTCACGGCGGATGCCTCCGCGATCACCCACCGCGTCGACGGCGTGATCCATGCCGATGCCGAGCTGGTCGAGCTGGTCTGGGTCGAGCTCGGCTCCAAGCCGCTCGCCGATCTGCATCCGATGACGCGCAACGTGCTCAACGAGCTCCACAGCCGCCTCGCCACCGGTCCGCTCCGCCACGACGCGCCAGTGCCGTTCTTCCATTTCTACGGCGGCAAGATGCAGAAGGATATTCTGGGCTGA
- a CDS encoding winged helix-turn-helix transcriptional regulator: MVKRTSFEGDACPIARSLDALGDWWSLLIIREALFGLRRFGEFQSKLGMAKNILAARLRSLVDHGILATAPASDGSAYQEYVLTAKGRGTFPILVALRQWSEAFDDRPEEIATILVDREKGRPVKRLEMRAEDGRLLSPADTMLKPRPAPRRRSA, from the coding sequence ATGGTGAAACGAACGAGCTTCGAGGGCGATGCCTGCCCGATCGCGCGGTCGCTGGATGCGCTGGGCGATTGGTGGTCGCTGCTGATCATCCGCGAGGCGTTGTTCGGCCTGCGTCGGTTCGGCGAATTTCAGAGCAAGCTCGGCATGGCCAAGAATATCCTGGCGGCGCGGCTGCGCTCGCTCGTCGATCACGGCATCCTGGCAACCGCCCCCGCCTCTGACGGCAGCGCTTATCAAGAGTACGTGCTGACCGCGAAGGGCCGCGGCACCTTCCCGATCCTGGTAGCGCTGCGGCAATGGAGCGAGGCGTTCGACGACCGCCCAGAGGAGATCGCGACCATTTTGGTGGATCGCGAAAAAGGCCGGCCGGTGAAGAGGCTCGAAATGCGTGCGGAGGACGGACGGCTGCTCAGCCCGGCGGATACGATGCTGAAGCCGCGACCGGCGCCGCGACGGCGGTCGGCCTGA
- the rnr gene encoding ribonuclease R, whose amino-acid sequence MKRKNDHGFPERQAIVAFIKANPGKVGTREIAREFGLKNADRVELKRILRELADDGTVKKKRHKVSEPDALPPTLVADITGRDADGELIASPTEWDEVESGEPPKIRIQMPRRPKPGTVAGVRDRVLLRVEPISETEGPAWLGHIIKVFDKAKSRILGVFRALPEGGGRLVPVDKKSADRELNIASADTNGAQDGDLVSVDIVRTRSFGLASGRVKDKLGSVKSEKAISLIAIYAHDIPLQFSPAAMRDAEAAEPANLKGREDWRDVPLLTIDPPDAKDHDDAVHAQPDDDPNNKGGFIVNVAIADVSFYVRPGSALDRDALDRGNSVYFPDRVVPMLPERISNDLCSLVPGEPRGALAVRMVLGPDGRKRSHSFHRILMRSAAKLSYAQAQAAIDGRPDGTTGPLLDPILKPLYAAYACAKRARDERDPLNLDLPERKILLKSDGTVDRVVVPERLDAHKLIEEFMILANVAAAEMLEKKSLPLIYRVHDEPTLEKVHALAEFLETLDVPFAKSGALRPTTFNRVLAQLEGHDYYPLVSEVVLRAQAQAEYSSENYGHFGLNLRRYAHFTSPIRRYADLVVHRALVRALGLGEGALPDSETPETLSEVAAHISVTERRAMKAERETVDRLIAHHLADRIGASFQGRVSGVTRAGLFVKLAETGADGLIPIRSLGTEYFNYDESRHALVGTRSRTMYQLGDVVDVRLIEAAPIAGALRFELLSSSSEAAPRERRTSGPQRRPSLKAHPGRSPDRKRKPPKPKPGKKGKGKSKGKKGKAW is encoded by the coding sequence GTGAAACGCAAGAATGACCATGGCTTTCCCGAGCGGCAAGCCATCGTCGCCTTCATCAAGGCAAATCCCGGAAAGGTCGGGACCCGCGAAATTGCGCGCGAGTTCGGCCTGAAGAACGCCGATCGCGTCGAGCTCAAGCGCATATTGCGCGAACTCGCCGACGACGGAACCGTTAAGAAGAAGCGCCACAAGGTGTCCGAACCGGACGCACTGCCGCCGACCCTGGTCGCCGACATCACCGGCCGCGACGCTGACGGCGAGTTGATCGCCTCCCCCACCGAATGGGACGAGGTCGAAAGCGGCGAGCCCCCCAAAATCCGCATCCAGATGCCGCGCCGGCCGAAGCCGGGCACCGTCGCCGGCGTCCGCGACCGCGTGCTGCTGCGCGTCGAGCCGATCTCCGAGACCGAAGGCCCGGCCTGGCTCGGCCACATCATCAAGGTCTTCGACAAGGCCAAGAGCCGCATCCTCGGCGTGTTCCGCGCACTTCCCGAAGGTGGCGGACGGCTTGTCCCCGTCGACAAGAAGTCCGCCGACCGCGAGCTGAACATCGCCTCGGCCGACACGAACGGCGCGCAGGACGGCGATCTCGTCAGCGTCGACATCGTCCGCACCCGCAGCTTTGGCCTCGCCTCCGGCCGCGTGAAGGATAAGCTCGGCTCCGTCAAGTCGGAGAAGGCGATCAGCCTGATCGCGATCTATGCCCACGACATCCCGCTGCAATTCTCGCCCGCCGCGATGCGCGATGCGGAAGCGGCCGAGCCGGCCAATTTGAAGGGCCGCGAGGATTGGCGCGACGTGCCGCTTCTCACCATCGATCCGCCGGATGCCAAGGATCATGACGACGCGGTGCATGCGCAGCCGGATGACGATCCCAACAACAAGGGCGGCTTCATCGTCAACGTCGCCATTGCCGATGTGAGCTTCTACGTCCGGCCGGGCAGCGCGCTCGATCGCGACGCGCTCGATCGCGGCAACTCGGTCTATTTCCCCGACCGCGTCGTGCCGATGCTGCCCGAGCGGATCTCGAACGATCTCTGCTCGCTGGTGCCGGGCGAGCCGCGCGGCGCGCTCGCGGTGCGCATGGTGCTCGGGCCCGACGGCCGCAAGCGCTCGCACAGTTTTCACCGCATCCTGATGCGGTCGGCGGCAAAGCTCAGCTACGCGCAGGCGCAGGCCGCGATCGACGGCCGGCCCGACGGCACCACCGGTCCCCTGCTCGATCCAATCTTGAAACCGCTCTATGCAGCCTATGCCTGCGCCAAGCGCGCGCGCGACGAGCGCGATCCGCTCAATCTCGATCTGCCCGAACGCAAGATCCTCCTGAAGAGCGACGGCACGGTCGACCGCGTCGTGGTGCCCGAACGTCTCGATGCGCACAAGCTGATCGAGGAGTTCATGATCCTCGCCAACGTCGCAGCCGCCGAGATGCTGGAGAAGAAATCGCTTCCGCTGATCTACCGCGTGCACGACGAGCCGACCTTGGAGAAGGTCCACGCGCTCGCGGAATTTCTGGAGACGCTCGACGTTCCCTTCGCCAAATCAGGTGCGCTGCGTCCCACCACGTTCAACCGCGTGCTGGCCCAGCTCGAAGGCCATGATTACTATCCGCTGGTCAGCGAAGTCGTGCTGCGCGCCCAGGCGCAGGCCGAATACTCCTCCGAGAACTACGGGCACTTCGGCCTGAATTTGCGCCGCTACGCGCATTTCACCTCGCCGATCCGCCGTTATGCCGATCTCGTCGTGCATCGCGCGCTGGTCCGCGCACTCGGCCTCGGCGAAGGCGCCCTGCCCGACAGCGAGACACCGGAAACCTTGAGCGAAGTCGCCGCCCACATCTCGGTGACCGAACGGCGTGCGATGAAGGCGGAGCGGGAGACCGTCGACCGGCTGATCGCGCATCACCTGGCCGACCGCATCGGCGCGAGCTTCCAGGGCCGCGTCTCCGGCGTCACCCGCGCGGGGCTCTTCGTCAAGCTGGCTGAAACAGGTGCCGACGGCCTGATCCCGATCCGATCCCTCGGCACGGAATATTTCAACTATGACGAGAGCCGACACGCCCTGGTCGGCACGCGCAGCCGCACCATGTATCAGCTGGGAGACGTGGTCGATGTCCGCCTGATCGAAGCAGCCCCGATCGCAGGCGCGCTGCGCTTCGAGCTGCTGTCGTCCTCCAGTGAGGCCGCGCCGCGCGAACGCAGGACATCCGGTCCGCAACGCCGCCCCTCGCTCAAGGCGCATCCCGGCCGCAGCCCAGACAGAAAACGCAAGCCGCCGAAGCCAAAGCCCGGCAAGAAGGGCAAAGGCAAGAGTAAGGGCAAGAAGGGCAAGGCATGGTGA
- a CDS encoding winged helix-turn-helix transcriptional regulator yields MGTSLKPENTGLPAPRLPDPDHADCRGVASVLSRVGDKWSVFVIMMLSDGPKRFNELKRMINGISQRMLTLTLRGLERDGLVTRTIFPTIPPRVDYELTDLGRGLQQPVKELGQWAIDHLMQIEAARTKFDQRNDS; encoded by the coding sequence ATGGGCACATCCTTGAAACCTGAGAACACCGGTTTGCCTGCACCGCGGCTGCCGGATCCGGACCACGCCGACTGCCGCGGCGTGGCTTCGGTCCTGTCGCGCGTCGGCGACAAATGGAGCGTGTTCGTCATCATGATGCTCAGCGATGGGCCGAAACGCTTCAACGAGCTCAAGCGCATGATCAACGGCATCTCGCAGCGGATGCTGACCTTGACGCTGCGCGGGCTGGAGCGCGACGGCCTGGTCACGCGCACGATCTTTCCGACCATTCCGCCACGCGTCGATTACGAGCTGACCGATCTCGGTCGCGGGCTGCAACAGCCGGTGAAAGAGCTCGGGCAGTGGGCGATCGACCATCTGATGCAGATCGAGGCGGCCCGCACGAAGTTCGATCAGCGCAACGACAGCTAA
- the topA gene encoding type I DNA topoisomerase — protein MNIVIVESPAKAKTINKYLGSSYEVLASFGHVRDLPAKNGSVDPDANFKMIWEVDPKAAGRLNDIAKSLKNADRLILATDPDREGEAISWHVLEVLKEKRALKDQKIERVVFNAITKQAVTDAMKHPRQIDGALVDAYMARRALDYLVGFTLSPVLWRKLPGARSAGRVQSVALRLVCDRELEIEKFVAREYWSLIATLLTPRGDAFEARLVGADGKKIQRLDIGTGAEAEDFKKALETAVYAVTSVDAKPARRNPQAPFTTSTLQQEASRKYGFAPAHTMRIAQRLYEGIDIGGETTGLITYMRTDGVQIDPSAITQARKVIGEDYGNAYVPDAPRQYQAKAKNAQEAHEAIRPTDMSRRPDSMSRKLDSDQARLYELIWKRTIASQMESAELERTTVDITAKAGSRTLELRATGQVVKFDGFLALYQEGRDDEEDEDSRRLPAMSPNDALKRQSLSVTQHFTEPPPRFSEASLVKRMEELGIGRPSTYASILQVLKDRGYVKLEKKRLHGEDKGRVVVAFLESFFARYVEYDFTANLEEQLDRISNNEISWQQVLKDFWTGFIGAVDEIKDLRVAQVLDVLDEMLGQHIYPPRTDGGDIRQCPNCGNGRLNLKAGKFGAFVGCSNYPECRYTRQLAADGEASADRSLGQDPETGRDVWVKAGRFGPYIQLGEQKDYAEGEKPKRAGIPKGTSPGDVELELALKLLSLPREIGKHPETGEPITAGLGRFGPFVKHEKTYASLEAGDEVFDIGLNRAVTLIAEKVAKGPSRRFGADPGKAIGDHPTLGTVTVKSGRYGAYVTAGGVNATIPSDIEKDAITLPQAIALIDERAAKGGGKKPKKAAKPAKAKKTADGDDAAPKKKPAAKKAAKTKSGSTSKARAAVSSTAKTSPTKAAATKAPAKKSAGKT, from the coding sequence ATGAATATCGTCATTGTGGAGTCGCCGGCGAAAGCCAAGACGATCAACAAGTATTTGGGCTCGTCCTATGAGGTTCTGGCCTCGTTCGGCCATGTCCGCGACCTGCCCGCGAAGAACGGCTCCGTCGATCCCGATGCCAATTTCAAGATGATCTGGGAGGTCGACCCCAAGGCGGCCGGCCGGCTCAACGACATCGCCAAGTCCCTGAAGAACGCCGACCGCCTGATTCTCGCCACCGACCCTGATCGTGAGGGCGAGGCCATCTCCTGGCACGTGCTGGAGGTGCTGAAGGAAAAGCGCGCGCTGAAGGACCAGAAGATCGAGCGCGTGGTGTTCAACGCCATCACCAAGCAGGCGGTCACGGACGCGATGAAGCATCCGCGCCAGATCGACGGTGCGCTGGTCGACGCCTATATGGCGCGCCGTGCGCTGGACTATCTGGTCGGCTTCACCCTCTCCCCCGTGCTGTGGCGCAAGCTGCCGGGCGCCCGCTCGGCCGGCCGGGTGCAGTCGGTGGCGCTGCGCCTGGTCTGCGACCGCGAACTCGAAATCGAAAAATTCGTCGCCCGCGAATATTGGTCGCTGATCGCAACCCTGTTGACGCCGCGCGGCGATGCCTTCGAGGCCCGCCTGGTCGGCGCCGACGGCAAGAAGATCCAGCGCCTCGACATCGGCACCGGCGCGGAAGCCGAAGACTTCAAGAAGGCGCTGGAGACGGCCGTCTACGCCGTGACCTCGGTCGACGCGAAGCCCGCCCGGCGCAATCCGCAGGCGCCCTTCACCACCTCGACGCTGCAGCAGGAAGCCAGCCGCAAATACGGCTTTGCGCCGGCGCACACCATGCGCATCGCCCAGCGCCTCTATGAAGGCATCGACATCGGCGGCGAGACCACCGGACTCATTACTTATATGCGGACCGACGGCGTGCAGATCGATCCGTCCGCGATCACCCAGGCCCGCAAGGTGATCGGCGAGGATTACGGCAACGCCTACGTGCCGGACGCGCCACGCCAGTACCAGGCCAAGGCCAAGAACGCCCAGGAAGCGCACGAAGCGATCCGCCCGACCGACATGTCGCGTCGCCCCGACAGCATGAGCCGCAAGCTCGATTCCGATCAGGCCCGGCTCTATGAGTTGATCTGGAAACGCACCATCGCGAGCCAGATGGAATCGGCCGAGCTCGAGCGCACCACGGTCGACATCACGGCGAAGGCAGGTTCCCGCACGCTTGAGCTCCGCGCCACCGGCCAGGTCGTCAAGTTCGACGGCTTCCTCGCGCTCTACCAGGAAGGCCGCGACGACGAAGAGGACGAAGATTCCCGCCGCCTGCCCGCGATGAGCCCGAACGATGCGCTCAAGCGGCAATCGCTGTCCGTCACCCAGCATTTCACCGAACCGCCGCCGCGCTTCTCCGAGGCCTCGCTGGTCAAGCGCATGGAAGAGCTCGGCATCGGCAGGCCGTCGACCTATGCTTCGATCCTCCAGGTCCTGAAGGACCGCGGCTACGTCAAGCTGGAGAAGAAGCGCCTGCACGGCGAGGACAAGGGCCGCGTCGTGGTCGCGTTCCTCGAAAGCTTCTTTGCCCGCTACGTCGAATACGACTTCACGGCCAATCTGGAAGAGCAGCTCGACCGCATCTCCAACAACGAGATCTCCTGGCAGCAGGTGCTGAAGGATTTCTGGACCGGCTTCATCGGCGCCGTCGACGAGATCAAGGATCTGCGCGTAGCCCAGGTGCTGGACGTGCTCGACGAGATGCTGGGACAGCACATCTATCCGCCGCGGACGGACGGCGGCGATATCAGGCAGTGCCCGAACTGCGGCAACGGCCGTCTCAATCTCAAGGCCGGCAAGTTCGGCGCCTTCGTCGGCTGCTCGAACTATCCGGAGTGCCGCTACACCCGTCAGCTCGCCGCCGATGGCGAGGCCAGTGCCGATCGTTCGCTCGGCCAGGACCCCGAGACCGGTCGCGATGTCTGGGTCAAGGCCGGCCGGTTCGGTCCCTATATCCAGCTCGGTGAGCAGAAGGATTACGCGGAAGGCGAGAAACCGAAGCGCGCCGGCATCCCGAAGGGCACCTCGCCCGGGGATGTCGAACTCGAACTTGCGCTCAAGCTGCTGTCGCTGCCGCGCGAGATCGGCAAGCATCCCGAGACCGGTGAGCCGATCACCGCAGGCCTCGGCCGCTTCGGGCCATTCGTCAAGCATGAGAAGACCTATGCCAGCCTGGAAGCTGGCGACGAGGTGTTCGACATCGGCCTCAATCGCGCGGTGACGCTGATCGCGGAAAAGGTCGCCAAGGGCCCGAGCCGACGCTTCGGCGCCGATCCCGGCAAGGCGATCGGCGATCATCCGACGCTCGGCACCGTCACCGTGAAGAGCGGCCGCTACGGCGCCTATGTCACGGCCGGCGGCGTCAACGCGACGATCCCGAGCGACATCGAAAAAGACGCCATCACGCTGCCGCAGGCGATCGCGCTGATCGACGAGCGCGCGGCCAAGGGCGGCGGCAAGAAGCCGAAGAAGGCGGCGAAGCCCGCCAAGGCCAAGAAGACTGCGGACGGCGATGACGCCGCGCCAAAGAAGAAACCGGCCGCGAAAAAGGCGGCCAAAACCAAATCCGGATCCACCAGCAAGGCGCGCGCAGCCGTGTCGTCGACCGCAAAAACGTCGCCGACCAAGGCCGCCGCCACCAAGGCTCCGGCCAAGAAGAGTGCCGGCAAGACTTGA
- a CDS encoding SDR family oxidoreductase produces MRLKNKTALITGGNSGIGLATAKLFVAEGARVVVTGRNKQTLEAAAKELGPNALTLAADATDIAATEAAIKQGAEKFGKFDIVFANAGIAGGTPLGSAALEVFEKVISTNLTSVFFTVQSALPYLNDNASIILNGSVISVLGIPGYSAYGAAKAGVRAMARIMASELSPRGIRVNVVAPGAIRTPIWGPATATPEAEKEFEKRIALSTPLGRLGETDHVAKTVLFLASDDSAHVQGQEIFVDGGAVASPSGAPIYRG; encoded by the coding sequence GTGAGACTGAAGAACAAGACGGCCCTGATCACCGGGGGCAATAGCGGAATCGGGCTGGCAACGGCCAAGCTGTTCGTGGCCGAAGGCGCCAGGGTGGTGGTCACCGGACGCAACAAGCAGACGCTGGAGGCGGCGGCGAAGGAGCTGGGGCCCAATGCGCTCACGCTCGCTGCGGACGCCACCGACATCGCCGCGACCGAAGCCGCCATCAAGCAGGGCGCCGAGAAATTCGGCAAGTTCGACATCGTGTTCGCCAATGCCGGCATCGCCGGCGGCACGCCGCTCGGCTCAGCCGCGCTCGAGGTCTTCGAGAAGGTCATCAGCACCAACCTGACCAGCGTGTTCTTCACTGTGCAGTCGGCGCTGCCCTACCTCAACGACAACGCTTCGATCATCCTCAACGGTTCGGTCATCTCCGTGCTCGGCATTCCCGGCTACTCCGCTTACGGCGCGGCGAAGGCCGGCGTGCGGGCGATGGCGCGGATCATGGCCTCGGAGCTGTCGCCGCGCGGCATCCGCGTCAACGTGGTCGCGCCCGGCGCGATCCGCACGCCGATCTGGGGACCTGCAACGGCAACGCCGGAAGCCGAGAAGGAATTCGAGAAGCGGATCGCGCTGTCGACGCCGCTGGGGCGCCTCGGCGAAACCGATCACGTTGCGAAGACGGTGCTGTTCCTCGCTTCCGATGATTCCGCGCATGTGCAGGGCCAGGAGATCTTCGTCGACGGCGGCGCGGTGGCCTCGCCGAGCGGCGCGCCGATCTATCGCGGCTGA
- a CDS encoding DUF983 domain-containing protein, with protein sequence MVTISTAPKIWTRETGLVEKRDLWTAMKRGFRGRCPRCGEGKLFRAFLKTADNCSVCDLDFTPHRADDLPAYLVIVIVGHIVVPSILWIETNYTTPVWLSFAAYLPFTFVASLALLQPVKGAVVGLQWALRMHGFDDTPPDGIPPV encoded by the coding sequence ATGGTGACCATCAGCACGGCCCCGAAAATCTGGACGCGCGAGACAGGTCTCGTCGAGAAGCGCGATCTCTGGACGGCGATGAAGCGCGGCTTTCGCGGCCGCTGCCCGCGGTGTGGCGAGGGCAAACTGTTCCGCGCCTTCCTGAAGACGGCGGACAATTGCTCGGTGTGCGACCTCGATTTCACGCCGCACCGCGCTGACGATCTGCCAGCCTATCTCGTCATCGTCATCGTCGGCCACATCGTGGTGCCCAGTATCCTCTGGATCGAGACCAACTACACGACGCCGGTGTGGCTCAGCTTCGCAGCCTATCTGCCCTTCACCTTCGTCGCCTCGCTCGCGCTGCTGCAGCCCGTCAAGGGAGCTGTGGTCGGCCTGCAATGGGCTCTGCGCATGCACGGGTTTGACGACACCCCTCCGGATGGTATTCCACCTGTGTAA
- the dprA gene encoding DNA-processing protein DprA, whose translation MLSLQGAAVDAINPSIELTEAERIDRLRLIRSDNVGPRTFRSLVDHFGSSRAALERLPDLARRGGAQRSGRICSADEAKAELAASRKFGIAWRAPGEDGYPARLAMIDDAPPLLAVRGDTKTLMRPMIAIVGSRNASGAGLKFAGLLARELGEAGFIVISGLARGVDQAAHRASVASGTVAVLAGGHDCIYPPEHGDLLMAILDNAGAAISEMPLGHEPHARDFPRRNRLISGASLGVVVVEAAHRSGSLITARMAAEQGREVFAVPGSPLDPRAAGANDLIKQGATLVTEAADIVNAIAPIMERPLMHPMSEPDSEPFETDPQGHDRVQITGLLGPTPISIDDLVRMSGASPAIVRTVLLELELAGKLERHGGGLVSLL comes from the coding sequence ATGCTGTCCCTGCAAGGAGCCGCCGTGGACGCCATCAATCCGAGCATAGAGCTGACCGAAGCTGAGCGGATCGACCGCCTGCGGCTGATCCGCTCCGACAATGTGGGCCCGCGCACCTTTCGCTCGCTGGTCGATCATTTCGGCAGCTCGCGGGCGGCGCTGGAGCGGCTGCCTGATCTGGCGCGCCGCGGCGGCGCGCAGCGGTCGGGGCGCATCTGCAGTGCGGACGAGGCCAAGGCCGAGCTCGCCGCGAGCCGCAAATTCGGCATTGCCTGGCGTGCGCCCGGCGAGGACGGCTATCCGGCGCGGCTGGCGATGATCGACGATGCGCCACCGCTGCTCGCGGTGCGCGGCGATACGAAGACCTTGATGCGGCCGATGATTGCCATCGTCGGCTCGCGCAACGCCTCCGGCGCCGGGCTGAAATTCGCAGGCCTGCTGGCGCGCGAGCTCGGCGAAGCCGGTTTTATCGTCATCTCCGGGCTCGCGCGCGGCGTCGATCAGGCCGCGCATCGCGCCAGCGTCGCAAGCGGCACCGTCGCGGTGCTGGCCGGCGGCCACGACTGCATCTATCCGCCCGAGCATGGCGACCTCCTCATGGCGATCCTCGACAACGCGGGCGCTGCGATCTCCGAGATGCCGCTCGGCCACGAGCCGCACGCCCGCGACTTCCCCCGCCGCAACCGGCTGATCTCGGGCGCCTCGCTCGGCGTCGTCGTGGTGGAAGCCGCGCACCGCTCCGGCTCGCTGATCACCGCGCGCATGGCGGCCGAACAGGGCCGCGAGGTGTTCGCGGTGCCGGGCTCGCCGCTCGATCCGCGCGCCGCCGGCGCCAATGATCTGATCAAGCAGGGCGCGACCCTCGTCACGGAAGCTGCCGATATCGTCAACGCGATCGCGCCGATCATGGAACGGCCGCTGATGCACCCGATGAGCGAGCCCGACAGCGAGCCGTTCGAGACCGATCCGCAAGGCCACGACCGCGTCCAGATCACCGGCCTGCTCGGCCCCACGCCCATCTCGATCGACGATCTGGTGCGGATGTCCGGCGCCTCGCCCGCGATCGTGCGCACCGTGCTGCTGGAGCTCGAGCTTGCCGGCAAGCTGGAGCGTCACGGCGGCGGGCTGGTGTCTCTGCTTTAG
- a CDS encoding FMN-dependent NADH-azoreductase, translated as MKLLHIDSSVLGPHSVSRQVSAAIVDRLRQATPSLEIVYHDLTLTPLAHLSGSHLAVAQGAPAPAELGPDLAASAAALDEFLAADIIVIGAPMYNFTIPSQLKAWIDRILVAGKTFSYGANGPQGLAGAKRVIVAISRGGHYGADMPTAAGEHLETYLRWVFGFIGITNPEFIFADGIQLGPEHREKAIAGALQSATTLRAA; from the coding sequence ATGAAACTGCTCCATATCGACTCCAGCGTGCTCGGCCCCCATTCCGTCTCCAGACAGGTGTCCGCAGCCATCGTCGACCGGCTCCGGCAGGCGACGCCTTCGCTGGAGATCGTCTACCACGACCTGACCCTGACCCCGCTGGCCCACCTCTCCGGCTCGCACCTCGCGGTTGCGCAAGGCGCTCCTGCCCCCGCAGAACTCGGACCCGACCTTGCCGCAAGTGCGGCCGCGCTGGACGAATTTCTGGCCGCCGACATCATCGTGATCGGCGCGCCCATGTACAATTTCACGATCCCGAGCCAGCTCAAGGCCTGGATCGATCGCATCCTGGTGGCGGGCAAGACGTTCAGCTACGGGGCGAATGGGCCGCAGGGCCTTGCCGGCGCCAAGCGTGTGATCGTGGCAATCTCGCGCGGGGGCCATTACGGCGCGGACATGCCGACCGCCGCTGGCGAGCATCTTGAAACCTACCTGCGCTGGGTGTTCGGCTTCATCGGCATCACCAATCCCGAATTCATCTTCGCAGACGGCATCCAGCTCGGCCCGGAGCACCGCGAAAAGGCGATTGCCGGCGCGCTGCAATCGGCAACGACCCTGCGCGCGGCCTGA